The Hahella sp. HNIBRBA332 genome window below encodes:
- a CDS encoding DUF1244 domain-containing protein — MDSKTQTEIEAAVFRRLVKHLQDNTEVQNIDLMNLAGFCRNCLSKWYRAAAEERGEQVEDAAAREIVYGMPYDEWKAKHQKPASDSQLKQFEQNKPE; from the coding sequence ATGGACTCTAAAACCCAAACCGAAATCGAAGCGGCGGTGTTTCGCCGACTGGTCAAACATCTGCAGGACAACACCGAGGTTCAGAATATAGATCTAATGAACCTCGCTGGTTTCTGTCGCAACTGCCTGAGCAAATGGTACCGCGCCGCGGCGGAAGAACGGGGCGAACAGGTGGAAGACGCTGCGGCCAGAGAGATTGTTTACGGTATGCCTTACGATGAGTGGAAAGCCAAGCATCAGAAACCTGCCAGCGACAGCCAGCTCAAACAGTTTGAGCAAAACAAACCCGAATAG
- a CDS encoding Dps family protein, which yields MNQHAKKLDLTATSPDMGIKENKADSVADKLARVLADTYSLYLYTQYAHWNVRGMNFFALHELFEKQYKELAETIDDIAERMRAIGYKAPGALSRMAELSTISPKEERTATALIKELITAHEGTVASCRKCITAAQKAEDFATEDLMVNRLASHEQAVWMLGSLLEE from the coding sequence ATGAATCAGCACGCTAAAAAACTCGACCTGACTGCTACATCCCCGGATATGGGCATTAAAGAGAACAAGGCGGACTCAGTCGCCGACAAACTGGCGCGCGTGCTCGCCGACACTTACAGCCTGTATCTTTACACCCAATACGCCCACTGGAACGTCCGGGGCATGAATTTCTTCGCGCTGCATGAGCTGTTTGAGAAGCAATACAAAGAGCTCGCTGAAACCATCGACGATATCGCTGAGCGCATGCGCGCCATCGGCTACAAAGCCCCCGGCGCCCTGTCCCGCATGGCGGAGCTTTCCACGATTTCTCCAAAAGAAGAGCGGACAGCGACGGCTTTGATTAAAGAATTGATTACCGCCCACGAGGGCACAGTCGCAAGCTGTAGAAAATGCATCACCGCGGCGCAAAAAGCCGAGGACTTTGCGACTGAGGACCTTATGGTCAACAGACTGGCTTCCCACGAACAGGCTGTCTGGATGTTGGGCAGCCTTCTTGAGGAGTAA